A section of the Irregularibacter muris genome encodes:
- a CDS encoding PucR family transcriptional regulator has product MLINKLAILYHEYRTGIIVKNNDSDYAILCFLYYTIVEVIIMELRFDNILSKLSAYKIDIFLNQHSDISYKEVKFIYSHEMNLDKNIIYIGKVSMLPDKMYTYKDIGLILIKDDTFDASLFHVNIAVLPAETNVFKLFDDVQNIFSLNRKLIDSSAVLLNSLIKGKGLKYIVQVGSEILGNPVFLIDASSKLLASSTNTNVHDSIWDELISLGYGSHKYFSPYISEGFVEKITANPLPIIIDSVFIKNLRRIVGKILIKDKIIGYICILENNQKFKEEDINIAGLLCDVISSEMKKNKLYENRTGVMHEYLIVDLLDERIGNYKMAEERSESLFSEPYRNFLVAVVSMPENNINAHLVEHLRWSFESLLPSCKSVYHNEQIIILLNTENHQQLQNIKIKLINILKENNLIAGLSLIFHNIMEIKKYYIQSENALRLGKFLKRKNYLFEYDDLYIYDLLTLMAKDLNLKDFCHPSINKIVEHDKLNGTDYYHTLYEYLLNSGNVTLTAKKLFIHRNTMVHRITKISEISGMDLNNGNNRFKLFLTYKIMELSI; this is encoded by the coding sequence ATGTTAATTAATAAACTAGCAATATTGTATCACGAATATAGAACAGGAATCATTGTTAAAAATAACGATTCTGACTATGCAATATTGTGCTTTTTGTACTATACTATTGTTGAGGTGATCATCATGGAGCTTAGATTTGATAATATCCTATCAAAACTGTCTGCGTATAAAATAGACATATTTCTCAACCAGCATTCAGATATATCCTATAAAGAAGTAAAATTCATATACAGTCATGAAATGAATCTAGATAAAAATATTATATATATCGGAAAGGTATCTATGCTACCGGATAAAATGTATACCTATAAAGATATTGGACTGATCCTTATAAAAGATGATACTTTTGATGCTTCACTATTTCATGTGAATATAGCAGTGCTTCCTGCTGAAACTAATGTATTCAAACTTTTTGATGATGTCCAAAATATATTTAGTTTAAATCGAAAGCTTATAGATAGCTCTGCTGTACTGTTAAACTCCCTAATAAAAGGGAAAGGACTAAAGTACATCGTACAGGTTGGTTCAGAAATATTAGGGAACCCAGTATTTTTAATAGATGCTTCCTCTAAACTTCTTGCTTCTTCAACCAATACAAATGTACATGACTCTATTTGGGATGAGCTGATCAGCCTTGGATATGGTTCACATAAATATTTTTCCCCCTATATTAGTGAGGGTTTTGTGGAAAAGATTACGGCAAATCCGCTGCCTATTATTATCGATTCTGTTTTTATTAAAAATCTTCGAAGGATAGTGGGTAAAATATTAATCAAAGATAAAATTATTGGATATATTTGTATTCTAGAAAATAATCAGAAATTTAAAGAGGAGGATATTAACATTGCAGGCCTGCTTTGTGATGTTATATCTTCAGAAATGAAAAAGAACAAATTATATGAGAATCGTACAGGGGTAATGCATGAATACTTAATCGTAGATCTGCTTGATGAAAGGATCGGAAATTACAAGATGGCAGAGGAAAGGTCAGAGTCCCTCTTCAGTGAACCTTATAGGAATTTTTTAGTCGCTGTAGTGAGCATGCCTGAAAATAATATCAACGCTCATCTTGTAGAACACTTGCGATGGTCCTTTGAGAGTCTTCTTCCTTCATGCAAATCTGTTTATCATAATGAGCAGATAATCATCCTATTAAATACTGAGAACCATCAACAATTGCAGAATATAAAGATAAAACTTATAAATATTTTAAAGGAAAATAATCTTATTGCGGGTTTAAGCCTTATATTTCATAATATAATGGAGATAAAAAAATACTATATCCAGTCTGAAAATGCATTGAGACTCGGGAAATTTCTTAAAAGAAAAAATTATCTATTTGAGTATGACGACCTTTATATTTATGATCTTTTAACACTTATGGCCAAGGATTTAAACCTAAAGGATTTCTGCCATCCAAGCATAAATAAAATAGTAGAGCACGATAAATTAAATGGTACTGATTATTATCATACTTTATATGAATATCTTTTAAATAGTGGAAATGTGACCTTAACGGCCAAGAAACTTTTTATCCATAGAAATACCATGGTCCATCGAATAACTAAGATATCTGAAATATCTGGTATGGACCTAAACAATGGAAACAATAGATTTAAATTATTTTTAACCTATAAAATTATGGAACTCTCTATATAG
- a CDS encoding NAD(P)/FAD-dependent oxidoreductase, translated as MKILQPGKISNLELRNRVIFAPMGYNEGFSIEGHDYFVERAKGGAGLIIIPIFASEAVELSGESAFLNEESFDDFVKIVEDIHSNGAKVCTQIVPGYGAISTDSKNYDVPVSASAVPSIYNPSIICHELTVEEIRAIQDGFRETVKLTKKSGVDAIEIHAYGGYLTDQFLSAVWNKRTDGYGGDVKARARFLLELIEIVKDECGEDYPLIVKYCPDHYMDSEGYRTIEEGIELSKLLEDAGVHLLHVDAGSHGMRWYIAMPPIYQQEQIYQLKASEAIKRAVSIPVAANGKLGDVEKAETALEQDKLDFLVIGRGLLADPYLPMKLAEGRPEDIAPCIGCNENCIGRVSAGDHISCTVNPTVGREAELELKASKSPKKILVIGGGPGGMSAAIDAVKMGHHVELWEKSTRLGGMLTSAGRPSFKLEINYLIDYYRTQLLKLGVKVKYSTTATAESVMKSGADAVIVATGSKPLVPKNIPGIEGSNVVTGIDAMLDRCTLGTNLAVIGGGLVGCETSLHLTPRGKKINLIEMQPKLLPEPIFAMNEMMLAGMIYSDNNITVHTGTKLLAINEESIEVEKDGQNLTIPCDTVVLTMGLKSENHLVKELKGKISVYAIGDCQEPRKIADAVLEARRTVLSL; from the coding sequence ATGAAAATTCTGCAACCTGGAAAGATTTCCAATTTAGAACTTAGAAACAGGGTAATATTTGCACCTATGGGTTATAATGAGGGGTTTAGTATAGAAGGTCATGATTATTTTGTTGAACGTGCAAAGGGTGGGGCTGGATTAATTATCATCCCTATTTTTGCTTCAGAGGCAGTGGAGTTAAGTGGAGAAAGTGCCTTTTTAAATGAAGAATCCTTTGACGATTTTGTAAAGATTGTAGAGGATATTCATTCCAATGGGGCAAAAGTATGTACACAGATAGTGCCTGGCTATGGGGCAATATCCACAGATTCAAAAAACTATGATGTTCCTGTATCTGCTTCAGCTGTACCTTCTATCTATAATCCCAGTATTATATGTCATGAACTTACAGTAGAGGAGATAAGGGCAATACAGGATGGTTTCCGTGAAACAGTAAAACTTACTAAAAAATCTGGCGTTGATGCTATTGAAATACACGCCTATGGCGGATATCTTACTGACCAGTTCTTAAGCGCTGTTTGGAACAAGCGTACAGATGGATATGGCGGAGATGTAAAGGCTAGAGCTCGCTTCCTATTGGAGCTTATAGAGATTGTTAAAGATGAATGTGGAGAGGACTATCCACTAATTGTAAAATACTGCCCAGATCACTACATGGACAGTGAAGGTTACCGTACGATAGAAGAGGGGATTGAATTATCCAAGCTTCTTGAAGATGCAGGGGTACATCTTTTGCATGTGGATGCAGGAAGTCATGGCATGCGTTGGTATATAGCTATGCCTCCAATATATCAGCAAGAACAGATATATCAACTAAAGGCTTCTGAAGCCATTAAAAGAGCTGTTTCTATCCCAGTTGCAGCCAACGGAAAACTCGGTGATGTAGAAAAAGCTGAAACAGCTCTCGAACAGGATAAGCTGGACTTTCTGGTAATTGGTCGTGGATTGCTTGCAGACCCCTATCTTCCAATGAAGTTAGCTGAAGGTCGTCCTGAAGATATCGCTCCCTGTATTGGCTGTAATGAAAATTGTATAGGGCGGGTATCTGCTGGTGATCATATTTCCTGTACTGTAAACCCAACTGTAGGACGGGAAGCAGAATTGGAGCTGAAAGCTTCAAAGTCACCAAAGAAAATATTGGTCATAGGTGGAGGTCCTGGCGGTATGTCAGCTGCCATCGATGCGGTAAAGATGGGTCATCATGTTGAGCTATGGGAGAAATCTACTCGACTAGGAGGCATGCTTACATCGGCAGGTCGTCCAAGTTTTAAGCTGGAGATAAACTACCTTATTGATTATTATCGCACACAGCTTTTGAAGCTAGGCGTAAAAGTGAAATACAGTACCACAGCAACCGCTGAATCAGTAATGAAATCAGGTGCAGATGCAGTGATTGTTGCTACGGGAAGCAAACCCCTGGTACCCAAGAACATTCCAGGTATAGAGGGAAGCAATGTGGTAACGGGTATAGATGCGATGTTGGATAGGTGTACTTTAGGTACTAACCTTGCAGTAATAGGAGGTGGCCTTGTGGGCTGCGAGACATCCTTACACCTAACTCCAAGGGGCAAGAAGATTAATCTTATTGAAATGCAGCCAAAGCTTCTCCCAGAGCCTATTTTTGCCATGAATGAAATGATGCTTGCAGGTATGATATACAGTGACAACAATATAACAGTCCATACTGGTACAAAGCTTCTGGCCATCAATGAAGAAAGCATAGAAGTAGAAAAGGATGGACAAAACCTCACTATACCTTGTGATACTGTGGTATTGACCATGGGACTTAAATCTGAAAACCATCTTGTAAAAGAGTTAAAAGGCAAAATCTCTGTATATGCTATAGGAGACTGCCAAGAACCAAGGAAAATAGCTGATGCAGTACTGGAAGCTCGTCGGACAGTCCTCTCTCTTTAA
- a CDS encoding Hsp33 family molecular chaperone HslO: MKNNLLKLLTKDKEVRLYIVDTTDILEHSSLKEMETDFAKELYTKIFTCCCLLRGFLTERDQRLDVSIRFKPEGHSVYCNIDGEGNIHCTFSSKLRIFNGEFKDLVGKGTTFSISRGSWMGGMFTGTIELDSDSVELCFSDFYSRSEQVETIFRIWVSNKRVRGCMIQPLPFAQSNNLKYVIDSIDSNQVFLSAEELKELPNKVFSYARVIEEYKIKIECNCSKEMFFGLLMSVEMEELKQAIQRNKKEEVECGICGSKYLFNKDDLKAIVKMKEGV, encoded by the coding sequence ATGAAGAATAATTTATTAAAACTGCTAACGAAGGATAAGGAAGTTAGATTATATATTGTTGATACAACAGATATATTAGAGCATAGCAGTCTAAAAGAAATGGAAACAGATTTTGCAAAGGAGCTTTATACCAAAATATTTACCTGTTGTTGCTTATTGCGTGGTTTTTTAACAGAAAGAGATCAACGACTAGATGTAAGTATACGATTTAAACCAGAAGGACATTCTGTTTATTGTAATATAGATGGAGAGGGCAATATTCATTGTACATTTTCTTCTAAACTCAGAATATTTAATGGAGAATTTAAGGACTTGGTAGGAAAAGGGACCACCTTTTCCATTAGTAGGGGAAGCTGGATGGGAGGAATGTTTACTGGAACTATAGAGCTAGATTCTGATTCAGTAGAACTTTGCTTTTCAGATTTTTACTCTAGGAGTGAGCAGGTAGAAACAATATTTAGAATTTGGGTATCCAATAAAAGAGTAAGAGGTTGCATGATACAGCCTCTACCTTTTGCTCAAAGCAATAACTTAAAATATGTAATAGATAGCATTGATAGCAATCAGGTCTTTTTAAGTGCTGAAGAGCTCAAAGAGTTACCCAATAAGGTCTTTTCCTATGCCCGGGTAATAGAAGAATATAAAATAAAAATAGAATGTAATTGCTCAAAGGAAATGTTTTTTGGTCTTCTAATGTCCGTTGAGATGGAAGAATTAAAACAAGCTATTCAAAGGAATAAAAAGGAAGAAGTAGAATGTGGAATATGTGGCAGTAAGTATTTGTTTAATAAAGACGATTTAAAAGCAATCGTTAAAATGAAAGAGGGGGTGTAA
- a CDS encoding MerR family transcriptional regulator, protein MSKYIKIGDLASMTGITVRTLHYYDEIGLLKPAQITEKGHRLYNMQSITEIYRIMAMKDMGFNLDEIKDLMKSKDINVLNLVEIQISNVQEEIAQKQLLFSKLLTLKQKLKDSHNLSLEDFQAMLPFINSSADKYFTKEQFDKLKDCLEDYNSGKDTSSEWFNFISKLTYCYKNKLSKSDKRTKECVDYWNDFTNNLIGKDEQIKNSVFAFHASQSNRQLRYGLTDELYMYLMGLMEE, encoded by the coding sequence TTGAGTAAGTATATAAAGATTGGTGATTTAGCCAGTATGACAGGAATAACAGTCAGAACCCTACATTATTATGATGAAATAGGTTTGCTAAAGCCCGCCCAAATTACTGAAAAAGGTCATAGACTATATAATATGCAAAGTATTACAGAAATATATCGGATCATGGCAATGAAGGATATGGGTTTTAATCTTGATGAAATAAAGGATTTGATGAAATCAAAGGACATTAACGTGCTTAATCTAGTTGAAATACAAATTTCCAATGTACAGGAGGAAATTGCACAAAAACAGTTACTTTTTAGCAAGTTACTCACATTAAAGCAAAAACTTAAAGATAGTCACAACCTATCCTTGGAGGATTTTCAAGCAATGCTTCCATTTATTAATTCATCAGCGGATAAATATTTCACCAAGGAACAATTTGATAAACTAAAGGATTGCTTAGAGGACTATAATTCGGGAAAAGACACTTCTTCAGAATGGTTTAATTTCATTTCTAAATTGACCTATTGTTATAAAAATAAATTGTCTAAGTCAGATAAAAGGACAAAAGAGTGTGTGGATTATTGGAATGATTTCACAAACAATCTAATAGGAAAAGATGAACAAATAAAAAATTCAGTTTTTGCTTTTCATGCTTCCCAAAGCAATAGACAGTTAAGGTATGGACTAACTGATGAATTGTATATGTATTTAATGGGTTTGATGGAAGAATGA
- a CDS encoding VanW family protein encodes MKKKLYAILAVAIVLISLLILIPNDVEVNKNIEIDIPDVSGTVNNLPWADNDKFLKAQKENGTHVLMAAYCTVFNDASPSEEFNVHLAANSIAGIVIEPNEVFSQNSAIGPYDEEKGYKAGQSYIGSETTDTVGGGVCKVATTLYNASVYSNLEIVERYNHFMPVSYVPYGQDATVSYGSKDFKFKNNTEFPIFIWAEGIGNRLYISLYGKEKPPSVEWNHKILNRIQASKVYKTNPNLAKGEERVRVEGMEGASVESWVTITNSDGKTKAKHMGISQYWPMSHVVERNK; translated from the coding sequence ATGAAAAAAAAGTTATATGCTATTTTAGCAGTAGCCATTGTGCTCATATCACTTCTTATACTCATACCAAATGATGTGGAGGTAAATAAAAACATAGAAATCGATATACCTGACGTTTCGGGTACTGTTAACAATTTGCCCTGGGCGGATAATGATAAATTCTTAAAAGCACAAAAAGAAAATGGTACGCACGTTTTAATGGCAGCCTATTGTACTGTTTTTAACGATGCATCACCTAGTGAAGAATTTAATGTTCATTTGGCTGCAAACTCCATTGCAGGAATTGTAATTGAACCAAATGAAGTATTTTCACAAAACAGTGCAATTGGACCATACGATGAAGAAAAAGGATATAAGGCTGGCCAATCCTATATTGGTTCTGAGACAACAGACACTGTTGGAGGTGGTGTTTGTAAGGTTGCAACCACATTATATAATGCTTCAGTATATAGCAATTTAGAAATAGTAGAAAGATATAATCACTTCATGCCTGTATCCTATGTTCCCTATGGACAGGATGCAACGGTATCCTATGGTTCAAAAGATTTTAAATTCAAGAACAACACTGAATTTCCGATATTTATTTGGGCAGAGGGTATAGGAAATAGACTTTATATATCGTTATATGGGAAAGAAAAACCTCCGAGTGTGGAATGGAATCATAAAATTTTAAACAGAATTCAGGCTTCTAAAGTTTATAAAACAAACCCCAATTTGGCAAAAGGGGAAGAACGAGTTCGGGTTGAAGGTATGGAAGGCGCCTCTGTGGAATCATGGGTTACAATAACCAATTCTGATGGAAAAACAAAAGCTAAACATATGGGGATTAGTCAATACTGGCCAATGTCCCATGTAGTAGAAAGAAATAAATAA
- a CDS encoding YkvI family membrane protein, which yields MNRDWLKISFIYVGTVIGAGFASGREIVEFFGVYGLKGVIGITVSGILFSLLGSLLLLKIYNNKIEGFDGLVYGIFGEKLGKVLDAIMIVSLYTGFSIMISGSGAIFKEELGMSFDFGIVLTVILSFLVFLFQLEGFSLVNSVLVPLLVLGIVFTSFYLTMRGGYNFHSINGINLTHKGNFFTSSLLYVGSNSLIIITVFSSLFPLMNSKKTAILGGMVGGVILYILSLSILSPMLIYYREVASMDIPMLKISNYIGNSYRKFYAIILWIAVFTTAIANGSSFINRFSNSRYKMIMAITFCISSIPLAKLGFSKLIGVIYPIFGLIGFFILIFILVVL from the coding sequence ATGAACAGGGATTGGTTAAAGATTTCATTCATATATGTGGGTACGGTAATAGGGGCAGGTTTTGCTTCAGGGAGGGAAATAGTTGAATTCTTTGGAGTATATGGATTAAAAGGAGTTATAGGAATAACAGTATCGGGGATATTATTTTCTTTATTAGGGAGTTTACTTCTTTTAAAAATATATAACAATAAAATAGAAGGATTTGACGGTTTGGTCTACGGAATATTTGGTGAAAAGTTGGGAAAAGTTTTGGATGCTATAATGATAGTTTCTCTATATACTGGATTTAGTATAATGATTTCTGGAAGTGGTGCTATATTTAAGGAAGAATTAGGAATGTCCTTTGATTTTGGAATAGTTTTAACGGTAATCCTATCTTTTTTGGTATTTTTATTTCAGCTAGAGGGCTTTTCTCTCGTTAATTCTGTATTAGTACCGCTACTTGTCCTAGGTATTGTGTTTACGTCTTTTTATTTAACCATGAGGGGAGGATATAATTTCCATAGCATTAATGGAATTAATCTAACTCATAAGGGGAATTTTTTTACCTCCTCGCTCTTATACGTGGGTTCAAATTCCCTGATTATTATCACAGTATTCTCATCACTATTTCCCTTAATGAATAGTAAGAAGACCGCTATACTTGGAGGTATGGTAGGAGGAGTGATATTATATATCTTGAGTTTATCTATATTATCACCTATGCTAATATATTATCGTGAAGTTGCATCAATGGACATTCCAATGCTTAAAATATCTAATTATATTGGTAACAGTTATAGAAAGTTTTATGCCATCATTCTTTGGATTGCCGTATTTACTACGGCAATAGCCAATGGTTCTAGTTTTATAAATAGGTTCTCCAATAGTAGATACAAAATGATTATGGCGATAACCTTCTGTATATCTTCCATCCCACTAGCCAAATTAGGTTTTTCTAAACTGATAGGCGTGATATACCCTATATTTGGATTAATAGGGTTTTTTATATTAATCTTTATATTGGTGGTATTATAG
- a CDS encoding DUF2500 domain-containing protein: protein MEFSPVGGFDDIMFTIVPIIIAIGFVLVFGTIIVRSIQGAKQWKRNNESPVLTVDATVVTKRTDVHHHPHNTGTDNMHHMSSSTTYYATFEVNSGDRLEFQIRDTEYGMLVENDRGKLAFQGTRYLGFERTRR from the coding sequence ATGGAATTTTCGCCTGTGGGTGGCTTCGATGACATTATGTTCACCATCGTACCTATAATAATTGCTATAGGATTTGTCCTTGTATTTGGCACTATCATTGTACGATCTATACAAGGAGCCAAGCAATGGAAAAGAAATAATGAATCACCTGTTCTTACGGTTGATGCGACAGTGGTAACAAAACGAACAGATGTGCATCACCATCCTCACAATACAGGAACGGACAATATGCACCACATGTCATCTTCCACTACATATTATGCTACCTTTGAAGTGAACAGTGGAGATCGTTTAGAATTTCAAATCCGTGATACTGAATATGGAATGTTGGTGGAAAATGATAGAGGGAAACTAGCCTTTCAAGGTACACGCTATTTGGGATTTGAACGTACTAGAAGGTAG
- a CDS encoding class I SAM-dependent rRNA methyltransferase — protein MKNQVSFKVKSKFINKYKNGYPLIDKSAILNIDTKMREGSIINLVDEKGQFIARGYYGKQNKGIGWVLTRKKQEDINLEFFKKKLIIALNKRTKFFQDPSTTAFRVFNGEGDGIGGLIIEYFDGYYVIHWYSKGVYKFRDEVINSLKKIVEFKGIYQKKRFSEDGKYIEQDDFIMGERAATPLIVKENGVNLAIYLNEGAMVGVFLDQREVRKRVRDQYSKNKSVLNTFSYTGVFSIFAALGGAKTTTSVDLANRSLPKTIEQFNINYIDAKTQEIIVEDVFKYFKYALRKELKFDFVILDPPSFATSKNFKFSAEKDYKNLLKQAILITEDNGTILASTNCSSFNMDKFKEFIHEAFKESCVEYKILEEHTLPPDFKTMEEFKEGNYLKVVFVRKMP, from the coding sequence ATGAAAAATCAAGTGAGTTTTAAAGTAAAATCAAAATTTATCAATAAATACAAAAATGGATACCCTCTTATAGATAAATCTGCAATTTTAAATATAGACACAAAGATGCGGGAAGGTTCCATAATAAATCTTGTGGACGAGAAGGGTCAATTCATTGCCAGAGGATATTACGGCAAGCAAAACAAGGGCATTGGTTGGGTGCTCACCAGGAAGAAACAAGAGGATATCAATTTAGAATTCTTTAAAAAGAAACTCATCATAGCCCTTAACAAAAGAACAAAATTTTTTCAAGACCCCTCTACCACTGCATTTAGAGTCTTTAATGGAGAAGGAGATGGAATAGGGGGCCTTATTATTGAATACTTTGATGGATACTATGTGATTCACTGGTATAGCAAAGGAGTATATAAGTTTAGAGATGAGGTTATAAACTCTCTAAAAAAGATTGTAGAATTTAAAGGAATTTACCAAAAGAAAAGATTTAGTGAAGATGGAAAATACATAGAGCAAGATGACTTTATCATGGGAGAAAGGGCAGCGACACCCCTTATCGTAAAGGAAAACGGTGTAAATCTGGCCATTTATTTAAATGAAGGTGCCATGGTAGGTGTATTTTTAGATCAAAGGGAAGTAAGAAAAAGAGTAAGAGATCAATATTCAAAAAATAAAAGCGTATTAAACACATTTTCCTATACAGGTGTGTTTTCAATATTTGCAGCTCTAGGGGGTGCAAAAACTACCACTAGCGTAGATCTTGCCAATAGAAGTCTCCCAAAGACCATAGAACAATTTAATATCAATTATATCGATGCTAAAACACAAGAAATTATTGTGGAAGATGTATTTAAATATTTTAAATATGCCCTAAGAAAAGAGTTGAAATTTGATTTTGTAATCCTGGATCCTCCTAGCTTTGCTACATCTAAAAATTTTAAATTTAGTGCAGAGAAAGACTATAAAAATCTTTTGAAACAGGCCATTTTAATTACAGAAGACAATGGAACTATATTAGCATCTACAAATTGTAGCAGTTTTAATATGGACAAATTTAAAGAGTTTATCCATGAAGCTTTTAAGGAGTCCTGTGTAGAATATAAAATTCTTGAAGAGCATACTCTCCCCCCAGATTTTAAAACCATGGAGGAGTTTAAAGAAGGGAATTATTTAAAGGTAGTATTTGTTAGAAAAATGCCCTGA
- a CDS encoding DUF6037 family protein, with amino-acid sequence MALENLKSLKDDMVSKNWTICSFIFSYKATEYIVLVKRFVGAEKRVDTYALVKLHFMKADDLEDDLQVEANCRGLLIDSKGLRKYFGIEYKENLGDILRQFTERLGKVIPLSVPDNISPSEKTAMARSLSKSDSKDPNMIYCTKVKRNSNGGKRSEFNADKTKLLRASLFEYFRNDIGISFCYSNDRSKENDDATVLKNFGNNNSK; translated from the coding sequence ATGGCACTTGAAAATTTGAAATCTTTAAAAGATGATATGGTCAGCAAGAATTGGACAATATGTAGCTTTATATTTAGTTACAAAGCAACCGAATATATTGTACTCGTAAAAAGGTTTGTTGGCGCAGAAAAAAGGGTAGATACATATGCTTTAGTAAAATTGCATTTTATGAAAGCGGATGACTTAGAGGACGATTTGCAAGTAGAGGCAAATTGTCGTGGTCTACTAATTGATTCAAAAGGTTTGCGCAAATATTTTGGAATAGAATATAAGGAAAATTTAGGAGACATTCTTCGTCAATTTACAGAGCGTTTGGGAAAAGTAATTCCGCTATCTGTTCCTGATAATATTTCACCATCCGAAAAAACCGCAATGGCTCGGTCGCTTAGTAAAAGTGATTCGAAAGACCCAAATATGATTTACTGTACAAAGGTAAAAAGAAACTCAAACGGTGGAAAACGAAGCGAATTTAATGCAGATAAAACAAAATTGTTACGCGCATCGTTATTTGAATATTTCCGTAATGATATAGGAATTAGCTTCTGTTATTCTAATGATAGGAGTAAAGAAAATGATGATGCTACAGTTCTAAAGAATTTTGGGAATAATAATTCCAAATAG
- a CDS encoding adenylate kinase, translating to MQKVIVIGSPGAGKSEFARKLRDAMKIPLYYLDMLWHKTDKTNISRDEFDLELNKILNLDKWIIDGNYLRTLEIRLKECDTVFLLDYPLNVCLAGAKSRIGKKREDMPWIETEFDEEFKQWIEDFPEDQLPQIYDLLKENKQKNIVIFKSREEADKYLESI from the coding sequence ATGCAAAAAGTGATTGTGATTGGTAGCCCTGGCGCGGGAAAGAGCGAATTTGCACGCAAACTTAGAGACGCTATGAAGATTCCACTTTACTATTTGGATATGCTGTGGCATAAAACGGATAAAACAAATATCAGTAGAGATGAATTTGACCTAGAGTTAAATAAGATATTAAATCTGGACAAGTGGATTATTGATGGGAACTATCTTCGCACACTGGAAATTAGGTTAAAGGAATGTGACACTGTATTTCTCTTAGATTATCCACTCAATGTCTGCCTTGCAGGTGCTAAATCTCGTATTGGAAAAAAACGAGAGGATATGCCATGGATAGAAACAGAATTTGATGAAGAGTTCAAGCAATGGATTGAAGATTTTCCAGAAGATCAATTACCGCAAATATATGATTTGCTAAAAGAAAACAAGCAAAAGAATATTGTTATTTTCAAGTCAAGAGAAGAAGCGGATAAGTACTTGGAGTCTATATGA